The Thermasporomyces composti region CTCGGCCGCCGACGAGCTCCAGGACTTCCGGGCCGATGAGTGCCACGTCCGGCGCCCCGAGGGTGAGCACCAGGTCACCCGGCCGCACCCGCTCGGCCACCCGGACCGGAGCCGCTGACCAGGAGCGTTCGTAGACGATGCGCTCCGCCGGGAGCGGGATGTGCGGGACGATCAGCGCGCCGGTGACACCGGGGATGGGGTCATCGCCGGTCGGGTCCATGACGACGACCTCGTCCGCGAGCCCGAGCGCCTCCCCCAGCTCCTTGTGAAAGAACTTGGTCCGGGTGTGCCGAAGCGGCCGGAAGCACACGACGACTCGCCCGTCCCCAGCCGCGCTCCGAGCCGCGCGGAGGGTGGCGACCATCTCCGTCGGATGGTGACCGTAGTCGTCGTAGACGCGGATGTCTCCCGCGCTGCCTTTGTACTCGAAGCGGCGGCGCGTGCCGGTGTAGCTCGACAAGCCCTCCCTCAGCTGAGCCGAGGGAAAGCCAAGGCCCAGTCCCGCCGTGAACGCGGCCGCGGCATTGAGGGTGTAGTGACGCCCGGCCACGTGGACGTCCACCGAGCCCACCCGGCGGCCGTCGACCACGAGGTCGAACGTCGAGCTCAACGGGTGGAGCTGGACGTTGTCCACCCGGACATCCGCTTCCGGCGACTCTCCGTAGGTGCGGACGTCGATGCCACGCGCACGGGCGGCCTCCGCCACCCGCCGGGCACCCGGGTCGTCGATGCAGGCGACGAGGACGCCGCCCGGCACGATCCGGTCGGCGAAGGCGTCGAAGGCGCGGTGGTAGTCCTCTCGGGACTCGTACATGTCGAGGTGGTCGGGGTCGACGTTCGTGATGACCGCGACCTCCGGGGAGTACTGCAGGAACGCGCGGTCGGACTCGTCGGCCTCCACCACGAAGATGTCACCCGTGCCGTCGTGGGCGTTGGTTCCGGTGTCGTTGAAGTTGCCGCCGATGGCGAACGACGGGTCGGCGCCACAGTGCTGGAGTGCCACCGCGAGCATCGACGAGGTGGTGGTCTTGCCGTGCGCCCCCGACACAGCGGCGACCCGGCGGCCGTCCATGACCGCGGACAACGCGGAGGCTCGGGAGTACAGCAGGAGGCCACGTCGCCGGGCCTCCACCACCTCCGGGTTGTTCTCCTTGATCGCCGTGGACACCACCACTGTGTCGACGCCGTCGAGGTGGGACGGGTCGTGGCCGACGTAGACGGTCGCGCCGAGCGCGCGGAGGGCGGTGAGCGTGGGCGAGTCCTTGACGTCGCTGCCGCTCACGGTCATCCCGCGGGCGAGCATGATGCGCGCGATGCCCGACAGCCCGGCGCCGCCGATGCCCACGAAGTGCACGTGCCCCAACTTCTCCGCTGGGATGATCTCCGGAGGCGGAGGAATGATCATCGGCCACCCTTTCCGGCATTCCCTGCGCTGGCGACCGAGCGGACCAGCTCGGCTAGTCGGTCGTCGGCGTCGGCGGGCACGAGGTCTCGCGCCACCTTGGACATCGCGGTCAGTCGGTCGGCGTCGGTGAGCAGCGCGACGACGTGCTCGCGGACCCAAGCGGGGGTGAAGTCCGCGTCATCGACGAGGAGACCGCCGCCGGCGTCGACCACGGGCTGGGCATTGAAGCGTTGGTGCCCCGCCACGGCCGGGTAGGGGACGAAGATCGCCGGCAGGCCGACCGCCGCGAGCTCGGTCACGGAACTGGCACCCGCACGTGCGATCGCCAGGTCCGCCGCCGCGTACGCCAGGTCCATGCGGTCGATGTACGGCACCGCGACGTACGGCGGTGCACCGGCGGGGCGGTCCGGCACGGTCACGGTGTTGCGTGGCCCGGTCGCGTGCAGCACCTGGATGCCCGCCTCGGCCAGCTCGGCCGCGGCGCCCGACACCGCTTCGTTGATGCGCACGGCGCCCTGCGAGCCGCCGGTGACGAGCAGGGTCGGCCGTTCGGGGTCGAGGCCGAAGGCCGCCCTCGCCTCGAGTCGAAGCGCGGCGCGGTCGAGGGTGGTGATCTCCCGCCGGAGCGGTAGTCCGACGAACGTCGCGTGTCGCAGCGGCGTGCCGGGGAAGCTCACCGCCACGTGCTCGGTGACGAACCGGGCCGCGAACCGGTTCGCGATGCCGGGGCGCGCGTTCTGCTCGTGCACGACCGCGGGCACCCTGAGCCGTCGGGCCGCCAGGTAGGCCGGCATCGCGACGTAGCCGCCGAAACCCACGACGACGCTCGCCCGGGTGCGCTGGATCACCGCCGCGGCGGCGCGCACCGCGCCCGCGAGACGGCCCGGCACGGTGAGCAGGCGAGGGGTGAGCTCGCGTGGCAACGGCACGCGCGGGATCGTGACGAGCTCGTAGCCCGCCGCGGGAACAACCCGGGCCTCCAGGCCTTCCTCGGTGCCGAGAAAGGTCAGACCCACGTCCGGGTCGGCCCGGCGGAGCGCGGCGGCGAGTGCCAGCGCGGGGCTCACATGTCCGGTGCTGCCTCCACCGGCGAGGACCACGTGCACCGACTCTCAACCCTCCTTCGAACGTGCCGAGCGACGCTTCCTGGCCGCACGGGCTGCCGCTCGGTCGGCGAGCGCGGCGCGCGCCGCCGGCTCGCTTCGAGCGAACGACACGAGCAGACCGATGGCGAACAACGTCGGAAGCATCGCGGACCCACCGTATGACACCAGAGGCAGCGGAATCCCGGCGATGGGAAGGAGACCCAAGACTGCGCCCATGTTGATCACGGCCTGTGAGGTGAGCCAGCCCGTGATCCCCGCGGCGGCCAATCGGACGAAGGTGTCCTCCACACGCAAGGCGATCCGCACCCCGGCGTAGGCGAGGGTGAGGAACAGGGCGAGGACGATCGTCGTCCCGGCTAGTCCGAGTTCCTCACCGATGACGGCGTAGATGAAGTCTGTATGGGCTTCGGGGAGAGAGCCCCACTTTTCCCGGCTGTTGCCGATGCCAACACCCCACCATCCGCCCGTCCCCAGAGCGAACAGCGAGTGGGCGGCCTGCCAGCCGGTGTCGTGGTAGTCGGCGAAGGGGTCGAGGAAGGAGGTCAGCCGCCTGATCCGGTGGGGAGCAGTGACCGCGAGGTAGGTCACCAAGGCGGCGACGCACACCACGAGCGCTGCGAAGAAGCGCATCGGGATGCCCACGACGAACAGCAGGACCAGCACCAGGGAGAAGAGCACCAGGGACGTCCCGAGGTCGCCTTGGCCGAGCACCATGGCCAGGACGACACCGCTGACCGGAACGAACGGGATGAACAGGTGCTTCCAGTCGTGCAGCAGGCGCGACTTGCGCGCGAGCAGGTCGGCGCCCCACAGCGCGAGCGCGAGCTTGGCGGCCTCACTCGGCTGGAGCAGGAACGGGCCACCGAACGACAGCCAGTTCCGGTTGCCGTTGATCTCCACCCCGAGAGGAGTGAAGGTCAGCGCCAGCAGCACGATCGCCGCCAACAGCCCCGGGAGGACCAACGCGCGCACCAGACGCAGCGGTAGGCGCGAGGCCACGAACGCCAGCGGTAACCCCGCCGCCACCCACATCAGCTGCCGGCTCGCCACCGCGTACGGGTTGCCGTAGCGCTGGAGCGAGTAGACGCTCGACGCCGAGAGCACCATGACCACGCCGAGCGCGAGCAGCAGGCCGCTGACTCCGAGTACGAGGTGGTACGAGGTCAGCGGCCGGTCGAGAGATCGCCTCGCGTCAGCCAGCCATCCCGTACGCTCCCGCGTCGCCGTCGTCACGCCGCTCCCACTCCGGTGACCAAGGGCCTTCGGTGACCAAGGGTCTTCCTCCACGGGTCGTGTCGTCAGCGACCTCCGAGCCGGCGTACCGACGCCGCGAAGGCGTCGCCACGAGCGGCGTAGCTGTCGAACAGGTCGAAGGAGGCACAGCCGGGGGCGAGGAGCACCGTGTCGCCCGGCTGGGCGAGCTGTGCGGCACTCGCCACGACACGATCCATCACCTCAGTGTCTCCGCCCGCCACCTCGACGACGGGGACGTCAGGGGCGTGTCGCGCGAGTGCGTCGGCGAGCAGGTGGCGGTCCTGCCCCAAGAGCACTACCCCACGCAACCGACCCTTGACAGTCTGCACCAGATCGTCGAACTCCTGTCCCTTGGCCAAGCCGCCCGCGATCCAGACCACCGGCTCGTAGGAGAGCAGGGACGCCAAGGCGGCGTGCGCGTTGGTCGCCTTGGAGTCGTCGACGTAGGTCACCCCGTTGTGCTCGGCGACGTACTGGATGCGGTGTGGCTCGAGGTGGAAGCCCGACAGGCCGGCCCGAACAGCCGCCGGTGGCACTCCGAAGGCGCGGGCGAGAGCGGCGGCCGCGAGCGCGTTGGCGATGTTGTGGGGCGCCTGGGAGGGCAGGTCATCCAGCTTGCACAGCTCCGCAGCGGAGGTCTGGCGCTGGGCGACAAAGGCACGGTCGGCGATGACCCCGTCGACGATCCCGATCATCCCGACAGCCGGGATTCCGGCGGTGAACCCGATCGCCCGACACCCTTCGACCACGTCGGCGGCCCGAACGAGGTCCTCCGTGGTGGGGTCGGCCACGTTGTAGACGCAGGCGACCTCACAGCCTTCGTAGATCTTGCCCTTGTCGCGGGCGTAGGCGTCCATCGACCCGTGCCAGTCGAGGTGGTCCGGTGCGACGTTGAGCACAGCGGCCGCCCGCGCGCCCAACGGCCGCGCCCAGTGCAGCTGAAAGCTGGAGAGCTCGACCGCGAGGACGTCGTAGGGCGTGGGATCGAGGACCGCGTCGACGACGGGAGACCCGATGTTGCCCACCGCGGCCGTGCGGAGCCCGGCAGCCCGCAAGATCGCCGCGACCATGCCCACCGTGGTGGTCTTGCCGTTCGTGCCGGTGACCGCGAGCCAGGGCGCGGGGCGTTCCGGGTCGCGGAGCCGCAACGCGAGGTCGACCTCGCCGAGAATCGGGAGGTCGCGCTTGGCCGCCTCCACCAGGAGCGGGGCGTCCGGCCGCCAGCCCGGAGAGGTGACCACCACGTCGACGCCGTCCGGGAGCGACTGGGTGGTGCCGGCGCCGAGCCGCACGTCGGCCCCCAGTGTCTCCAGGATCGTCGCCTTCTCCCGCTCGGCGTCGCCGTCCCGCTCGTCGACCACGATCACCCTCGCCCCGACCTGGAGCAGGCCGGCGGCGGCGGAGTACCCGGAGACCCCGATACCGGCGACCAGGACGGTCACCGTCGGCCACGGAGAGGTCCGATTGGCCTCGTCGAGCCAGCTCCGCACGTTCACGTCGGTCGTCATGTGCCAGTCACCCACTCGGTGTAGAAGATGCCCACCGCGCCAGCCACGCAGATCCCACAGATGATCCAGAACCGGATCACGATCGTGACCTCGTTCCAGCCCTTGAGCTCGAAGTGGTGGTGGATCGGCGCCATGCGGAAGATCCGACGTGGCGTCCCAGTCCGCCAGCGGGTGAACTTGAAGTACCCGGTCTGGATCATCACCGAGGCGGCCTCGATGACGAAGAGCCCGCCGATGAGGAGCAGCAGCAGCTCGGTGCGGGTCATGATGGCCATGCCGGCCACTCCGCCGCCCAACGCGAGCGCCCCCGTGTCACCCATGATGATCTTGGCCGGCGAGGCGTTCCACCACAGGAAGCCGAAGCACGCCGCGGCCACCGCGAACGCCACGACGGCCAGGTCGTAGGGGTCACGGACCTCGTAGCACTTCGGGCCCGGTTGATTGGCGCAGGACTGGTTGAACTGCCAGACGCAGATCAAGGTGTAGGCCGCGAAGACCATGACCGAGGCCCCCGTGGCGAGACCGTCCAGGCCGTCGGTGAGGTTCACGCCATTGGACGTGGCCGCGATCATGAGCAGGACCCACAGGACGAAAGCGACCGAGCCCAGGCGGAGCCATGGCACCTCGATGTCGCGGATGAACGAGACGAACGGCGAGCCAGGTGTGACGCCTCGCTCGTCGGGGAACTGCAAGGCCAGGATGCCGAAGATGATCGCCACCGAGATCTGGCCGGCGAGCTTTGCCTTGGCGCGCAAGCCAAGGCTGCGTTGGCGAGAGACCTTGAGGTAGTCGTCGAGGAAGCCGACGACCCCGAGCCCCACCATGAGCAGCAGGACGAGCACCGCCGAGGCCGACGGTAGGCGGCCGGCGTAGATGTGCGCGGCCGTGTACCCCATGACCGCGGCGATGATGATGACGACGCCGCCCATCGTCGGGGTGCCTCGCTTGGTGTGGTGCGAGGTGGGCCCGTCGTCTCGGATGATCTGGCCGTAACCCCGCGCGGCGAGAATCCGGATGGCGACCGGAGTGCCGAGCAGGGCGATCAGGAGGGAGACGCCGCCGGCAAGGAGGATCGCCTTCACGCCTCGCCCTCCGAGGCAGCCGTCTGCGCGCACAGCGCGTCGCCGAGGTAACGCAAGCCCGCGTCACGCGACGACTTCACAAGCACGACGTCACCCGGTCTGACCTCGCGACGCAGCAACCTCAAGGCATGATCGGCGTCCGGCACGACGACTGGCTCCTCTCCCATCTGTCCCCCGGACCTCGCCCCGCGCTCGATCGCGCGGGCTCCTTCTCCGACGACAACCAGCCGGGACACACCCAGCTCGGCGACGAGCCGACCGATGGCCTCGTGCTCTCTCGCGGAGGCCGGGCCGAGCTCGAGCATCTCCCCCAGCACCGCCCACGTCCGCCTGCCCTTGGCGATGGTCGGCAACGCCTGGAGCGCCGCTCGCATCGAGTCCGGGTTGGCGTTGTAGGCGTCGTTAATGATCGTCACCCCGTCTGGACGCTCCGTGACCGCCATCCGCCACGGAGACAACGGCACCGCCGCCGACAGCCGCTCGGCCACCTCGCCGAGCTCCATGCCGACAGCGAGCCCCACCGCCGCGGCGGCGAGGGCGTTGGACACATGGTGACGCCCCACGAAGCGCAGTCGCACCTCGGCCTGACCCTGTGGTGTCGCGAGAGCGAACGACGGCCGTCCCCCCTCGTCGAGCCACACCTTCTCCGCCCGCACCGCGGCATCCTCGGCCTCACCGACGAGCACCGTGGGCGCCGAGGAGCGGTCGGACATCCCCCGCACGAGCGGGTCGTCGGCATTGAGAACCGCCAGGCCGTCGTCGAGCAGCGCCTCGACAAGCTCCCCCTTCGCCCGGGCCGTCGCCTCTCGGCTGCCGAACTCCCCCACGTGCGCGAGACCGACGTTGAGCACCACGGCGATGTCGGGCGGCACCAGGTCACAGAGGTAGCGAATGTGTCCCACGCCACGGGCGCCCATCTCCAACACGAGGAAGCGCGTCTCCTCGTCGGCTCGGACCACGGTGAGAGGGACACCGAGCTCGTCGTTGAGGGACGCCTGCGGAGCCACCGTGGGACCGGCACCGGCGAGCACCTGGGCGAGCATGTCCTTGGTGCTGGTCTTGCCGCTGGAGCCGGTGATGGCGATCACCGAGGCGTCGACCAGCCGGCTGGCGACCACGTGCGCGAGCCGACCGAACGCGACGACGGAGGCGTCGATGTCGCGGTCGGGCGCGGGTGGCGCGACGATCGTCGGCAGATCGGGCAACGGTCGGCTGGCGAGGACAGCGACCGCACCCCGACGGACCGCATCCTCGGCGAAGTTGTGGCCTGGGCCGTCAGCGACGAACAGGCTGCCCGGCTCCGCCAGCCGAGAGTCCGCGACCGGTGGTGCCACGACCACGTCGTCCGGATTCGCGCCACGAAGCTCCCCGCCAACCACCGCCGCGATCTCGGCAAGCGTCATCGTGATCATGGGCCGGCGACCCTCCGCTCCGCGGCCTGCGTCGTCTCGGACATCTCGTGGAGAACCTCCTGGGCGACCACTCGGTCGTCGAAGGGATAGACCACTCCAGCGACTTCCTGCCCCTGTTCATGCCCCTTGCCGAGGATGAGCACGGTATCGCCGGGGCGGGCGGCACCGATCGCCCACCTGATCGCCTCCCGTCGATCGGGAACGTCCACGACGTCGCCACGCTCCGTGGCCGGCACGGCACAGGCGCCGTCGAGAATGGCTCGCCGCACCCGCGCGGGATCCTCCGAGCGCGGGTTGTCGTCAGTGATCACTACCATGTCGGCTTCCCGCGCCGCGACCTGGCCCATGAGTGGACGCTTGCCCTGGTCGCGGTCTCCGCCGCAGCCGAGAACGGCGATCACTCGCCCCTTGGTCCACTGACGAGCCGACCTCAGGACGACCCCGACCGCGTCCGGGGTGTGGGCGTAGTCGACGATCACGCTGAAGTCTTGCGGACCCGGCACTCGCTCCATCCGTCCCGGCAAGCCGGTGAACTCGGCGAACGCGGACACGAAGGCCGCGGGTTCGACACCGGCGGTCACCAGCATGGTCGCGGCGAGGAGGGCGTTGGCGACGTTGAAGTCACCGGGCAGGTTCAGGTTCAGCGCGTACCTGGCGCCCTCAGGCCCGACGATGCGGAAGCGGCTCGTCCCGTCGGACGTCAGATGGACCGCCTCGGCCCTCCAGTCCGCCCCGGGCGCACCGGCCGCGGAGCAGGTCACCACCTCGATGGGGGCGTGGCGGGCCAGGCGCCGGCCATAGTGGTCGTCCAGGTTGACCACGCCCCGCCGAGCACGGTCGGGATGGAAGAGCGCCGCCTTGGCGGCGAAGTACGACTCCAAGTCGCCGTGCAACTCCAGGTGGTCCTGCGTGAGATTGCTGAAGCCGGCGACATCGAACACGACTCCCGCCACCCGACCGTAGGTCAGGGCGTGGCTGGAGACCTCCATCGCCACGGCGGTCACGCCTCGCTCCCGCATCAACGCCAACAACGCCTGGAGCTCCGGCGCCTCCGGCGTCGTTCGCGCGCTCGGCAAGACCTCCTCGCCTACGCGAGTCTCGACGGTGCCGAGCAGGCCGGTCCGGTGACCGGCCTGGCGAAGGGCGACGTCGAGCAGGAAGGTCGTCGTCGTCTTGCCGTTGGTGCCGGTCACGCCGAGCATGAGGAGGTCCCGCGACGGGTGGCCGTAGATCCACGCCGCGAGCGGCCCGAGCACCGACTGCGGGTCAGGCACGACGATCGTCGGCAGGTCGGCCTCGCGGCAGGCGGCCGCCCCCGAGGGGTCGGTCAACGCGGCGACGGCCCCGGCGTGGGCCGCCTGCGCCGCGTAGTCTGCGCCGTGAGCGACCGTGCCCGGTCGGGCGATGTAGAGGTCGCCCGGCACCACAAGGCGGGAGTCCTGCGCCACACCGGTGACGGTGACTTCAGCGAACCCAGGGGCGGGGTCGGCACCCGCGACGCGTGCGATCTCGGCCAGGGTGTGACGAGGTGGGTTGGCAGGCCGCCGGCTCATCGGCTGGGCGGCGGGGACGGCCACGGCGTCTCCTCCCTCGGTCGTACTCGTGTGGCGTGTCTGGACTCACCTGGACTGTCGTCCGTGCGCACCCCGCAGCGTCGCCAGGACGGGACAGTGCGTTCCCTGGCCATCTGGGGCGTGAGAGTACCGCGCACACCACGCGGGCCGAACCGGCGCCCGCGCTACCACGTGAGCGGCATCGAGGGCGAAGTGCTACCCGTGGGCGGAACGCCGTACTTCTGCAGGGTGAAGGCCATGATGTCGCGGAAGACCGGGGCGGCGAGGCCACTTCCGCTGTTGTCGCCACCTTTGGGATCGTGGATGGCGACATAGACGACGAATCTCGGCTTGTCGGCCGGGGCGAAGCCGCCGAACGACGCCGTGTAGCCGCGGTAGCAGCCGCACGCGGGGTCGACTCGCTGCGCGGTTCCCGTCTTGCCAGCGACGCGGTAGCCCGGGATGGCGGCCTTCGGAGCCAACGGGTCCTCGCCCGTCACGACCTGCTCCATCATGCGCGCCACCGTCGAGGCGGCCTCGCGGCTGATGACCCGGGTGCGCTTCGGGGTGGACGCCCGCTCGACGCTGCCATCCTCCCGCACGAAACCTTTGATGAGCGTCGGCTGGACGCGGACGCCCGCGTTGGCCACCGCGCCGAGCGCCGATGCCATCTGTACGGCGTTGACGGACAGGCCCTGCCCGAAGGAGATCGTGGCTCGCCGGAGGTCCGACCAGTCCTCCGGGTCACCGAGGGAGCCCTTGCTCTCTCCCGGCAAGCCGACGCCGGTCGGCTGGCCCAAGCCGAACTTGCGCAGGTACTCGGCCTGCTCCCGCTTCGGCATCCGTTCCGCGGCAAGGATCGTCCCCACGTTGCTGGACTTGGCCAACGCGCCGGTGAAGGTCAGGTTGATGGTGCCGTGGTCCCAGTAGTCGCCGATCCGGTGACCGCCTCGCACCAGCGTTCCAGGCACGCGGATCTTGGTGTCAGGCGCGACGTAGCCGGCGTCGATCAACGCCGCGGCGGTGAGCACCTTCGCTACGCTCCCCGGCTCATACACCTCTTGCAAGGGGCGGTTGACGCGCTGCTCGGCTGGGGTGGCGGTCGGCTTGTTCGGGTCGTACGTGGGAACCGTCGCCACCGCGATCAGCTCACCCGTCGTGGCGTCGAGCACGATGGCGTCACCACTGCGGGCCTTGTGACGCCGGACCTGCTCGGCGAGCGCGCGTTGTGCCACCCACTGGACGTCACGGTCGATCGTCAACGCCACGTTCGCCCCAGGCACGGGGTCTCGCTCGGCGCTCTGCGCGAGCGGGATCTGCTGCCCGTTGGCGCCACGCTCGTAGACCCGATGTCCTTCCTTACCGCGGAGCTTGGCGTCGAGGGCGTACTCGATGCCCGCCAGGCCCTGACCGTCACCGCCGACGAAGCCGACGATGTTGGCCGCGACCTGGCCAGCGGGGTAGCTGCGCAGCGGGTCAGGCTCATGGAAGACGCCGCTGAGGCCTTCCGCCGCCAACGCCTCCTTGACTTTCGTCCAGGTGTCCGCGGGAACCTTCCGCGCTAGGTAGACGAACCGGCTGTTGGGTTTACGCAGCTTGGGGACGAGCTCGTTCGCCGGGACGTCCAGCAGCGGTTCCAGTACCTCGGCGATCTGCCTCGCGTTGGACCGCGTCATCGTCGGGTCCGCGGTCACGGCAACCGTGTCGACGGTGGTCGCCAGCGGGACACCACTGCGGTCGGTGATCTCGCCACGCTTCGGTCTGATGGTGACCTCGCGCAGTCGCTCCCGTGCCGCGGCGTGGGCGTAGCCCGCGGCGTCCACGGCCTGCAGCTCGAGGAGACGGCCAGCGAAGATGGACATGACGAAGGCCACCAGAACGAAGCCGACCTGCAAGCGCCGCTTCGTCTGACCCAGCACGAGCCTGCGACGGCGACGACGAGGGGGACGCGCCGGAGGGCGCGAGGGCCGGCGACGCGGCTCGGCTCGGAGGCCTTCGGCCCCCGTCGAACGAGCTCGTCTCGGCACACCCGTCGACGCCCTGGACGAGTTCGCCTTCGTGGTTGGCGTCGCCTTCTGGGTCGCCTTCCTTGTCGTACCGGCGGATTCCCGTCGGGTCGAGGCCGCCTCTGCGACACGCCCGCTGGTGGTGCCGGAAAGTGTTCGCCGAGCCGCCCTGCCCGTCGACGTCACCCGAGCGGCCGCGACTCGCCCCGTCGCCGCTCGGGTGGCGCCGACGCGGCGACCCACCCCCTGACCGGATCTCTGTCGCACGTTCGTCGCCGCGCCGCCTGTCCGCCGGCGTTCCTGCGGGATGACCGCCGGCTCGGGACGGCCACGGCGGGGTGGCCGGACACCGGTCATTGGTCTCCTCTCTGTTCGGGCAGCGCCGGCGCGGGGTTCACCTGGTCGTGCTGCGGTGCGGGGCTCGCCTGCGGACTCGCCGTACCGCGAGGCTGGGTCGGGGCACCTGGTGTCGGCGTGCCGTTCGGCTGCCCAGTCGGCCCGCCGCTGGGCGCCGGTGTCGGCCCGCCGGTCGGCCCTGACGTCGGCCGCGGCTGTGGCGTGGGCGGCGGGCTCGCGGGTACGGCGTCGCCCAGCACGGCTCCGTCGGAAAGGCGCAGGAAGACGGGGTTGGTATTGGGCACCATGCCGAGCGACCGCGCGCGTCGGGCGAGGACCTCCGGCGACTTGGCCTGAGCGACTCGCTGCTCGAGCTGGCCCTGCCGCTTCTCCAGCTCGGCCGTCGTCCGGCGCAGCTCGTGGATCGCGAACGATCCGCGCTGCAGCGACGTGTTCAACAGAAGCAAGCCGACGAGCCCAACCCCGAGGATGAGCACCACGAGCACGACGAACGCGGCTCGCGAGGGAGCCGGCGGCGGCGTGGGCACGACGCGCAGCCTCGTGCGCGGCGTGGGCGTCGACGACGGCGCGGGTTTGGCGTGCAACAGACTCATCCGGCTCCCCCTTGACGGACCGTCCGACGGCCCTCTCGAATCCGTTCGGCAGCCCGGAGCCGAGCCGACGCCGCGCGGGGGTTCCGCTGCACCTCCGCGGGCGTGGGCTTCTCCGCTCCACGAGTGAGGAGCCGGAGCACCGGCTCGTGTTCCGGCGGCACGACCGGCAGTCCTGGCGGCACGTCGGGCTGGGCTAGGGCCCCGAGCGTGCGCTTGACCAGCCGATCCTCGAGCGAGTGGTACGACAGCACGACGATCCGCCCACCGACCGCGAGCGCGTCGAGGGCGGCAGGTAACGCCCGCTCCAGAGTGGTCAGCTCGGCGTTGACCTCGATACGCAGCGCTTGGAAGGTCCGCTTGGCGGGGTGGCCGCCGGAGTGTCGACCACGGACGACGCCGCGGATCAGCTCGACCAGCTGCCCACTCGTCCGTAACGGCTCCGCACGACGCGCTCGGACGACCGCGTCGGCGATCCGCCGCGCATGGGGTTCCTCGCCGTAGACGCGGAAGATCCGGGTGAGCTCCGACGCCGAGTAGGTGTTGAGGACGTCCGCGGCAGTGCGTCCGGTCGTCGGGTCCATCCGCAT contains the following coding sequences:
- a CDS encoding UDP-N-acetylmuramoyl-L-alanyl-D-glutamate--2,6-diaminopimelate ligase, producing MAVPAAQPMSRRPANPPRHTLAEIARVAGADPAPGFAEVTVTGVAQDSRLVVPGDLYIARPGTVAHGADYAAQAAHAGAVAALTDPSGAAACREADLPTIVVPDPQSVLGPLAAWIYGHPSRDLLMLGVTGTNGKTTTTFLLDVALRQAGHRTGLLGTVETRVGEEVLPSARTTPEAPELQALLALMRERGVTAVAMEVSSHALTYGRVAGVVFDVAGFSNLTQDHLELHGDLESYFAAKAALFHPDRARRGVVNLDDHYGRRLARHAPIEVVTCSAAGAPGADWRAEAVHLTSDGTSRFRIVGPEGARYALNLNLPGDFNVANALLAATMLVTAGVEPAAFVSAFAEFTGLPGRMERVPGPQDFSVIVDYAHTPDAVGVVLRSARQWTKGRVIAVLGCGGDRDQGKRPLMGQVAAREADMVVITDDNPRSEDPARVRRAILDGACAVPATERGDVVDVPDRREAIRWAIGAARPGDTVLILGKGHEQGQEVAGVVYPFDDRVVAQEVLHEMSETTQAAERRVAGP
- a CDS encoding peptidoglycan D,D-transpeptidase FtsI family protein; the protein is MLGQTKRRLQVGFVLVAFVMSIFAGRLLELQAVDAAGYAHAAARERLREVTIRPKRGEITDRSGVPLATTVDTVAVTADPTMTRSNARQIAEVLEPLLDVPANELVPKLRKPNSRFVYLARKVPADTWTKVKEALAAEGLSGVFHEPDPLRSYPAGQVAANIVGFVGGDGQGLAGIEYALDAKLRGKEGHRVYERGANGQQIPLAQSAERDPVPGANVALTIDRDVQWVAQRALAEQVRRHKARSGDAIVLDATTGELIAVATVPTYDPNKPTATPAEQRVNRPLQEVYEPGSVAKVLTAAALIDAGYVAPDTKIRVPGTLVRGGHRIGDYWDHGTINLTFTGALAKSSNVGTILAAERMPKREQAEYLRKFGLGQPTGVGLPGESKGSLGDPEDWSDLRRATISFGQGLSVNAVQMASALGAVANAGVRVQPTLIKGFVREDGSVERASTPKRTRVISREAASTVARMMEQVVTGEDPLAPKAAIPGYRVAGKTGTAQRVDPACGCYRGYTASFGGFAPADKPRFVVYVAIHDPKGGDNSGSGLAAPVFRDIMAFTLQKYGVPPTGSTSPSMPLTW
- the rsmH gene encoding 16S rRNA (cytosine(1402)-N(4))-methyltransferase RsmH; this encodes MMNARTEPAHVPVLVERVTELLAPALREPDAVVVDATLGLGGHAERILREHDHVRVVGLDRDPDALALARRRLAPFGDRVTVERAVYDELPRVLDRLGLQRVAGVLFDLGVSSLQLDEPARGFAYSRDVPLDMRMDPTTGRTAADVLNTYSASELTRIFRVYGEEPHARRIADAVVRARRAEPLRTSGQLVELIRGVVRGRHSGGHPAKRTFQALRIEVNAELTTLERALPAALDALAVGGRIVVLSYHSLEDRLVKRTLGALAQPDVPPGLPVVPPEHEPVLRLLTRGAEKPTPAEVQRNPRAASARLRAAERIREGRRTVRQGGAG